The following coding sequences lie in one Cloeon dipterum chromosome 1, ieCloDipt1.1, whole genome shotgun sequence genomic window:
- the Cse1 gene encoding exportin-2 produces the protein MELNDSNLQTLSGYLMQTLSPDAAVRRPAEKFLESIEGNKNYPLLLLHLVNKQDLDLSIRTSGAIVFKNFIKRNWEIVDDQNKIHEDDRASVKAFIVDLMLGSPLNIQKQLSDAISIIGKFDFPNKWTDLLSKLTTKCETGDFNIINGVMHTAHSLFKRYRYEFKSQELWMEIKMVLDGFAPTLTDLFNKTVGLTAAHKDNLVAMRTLYSSLTIMCKVFCSLNSQDLPEYFEDNIALWMGHFHTLLVVQEPSLETDGDEEVGIMQELKSQICDNIAMYARKYDEEFGAYLPGFVTDIWGLLISLGPQPKYDLLVSNALQFLASVADRPTYSKLFEDTNALTSICEKVVIPNMEFRTSDEELFEDNPEEYIRRDIEGSDVDTRRRAACDLVRALSHHFEAKMTEIFSAYVMAMLAKYEQNPATNWKCKDSAIYMVTSLAAKGQTQRSGITQINELVNLTDFASKYIIPEIDNADVNKIPVIKADCVKYLMVFRSQLPGQIMLGVVPRLINLLGSSSPVVHNYAAITTEKILLLRGQNNGPLVTSDMLAPVAGQLFKNLFALTSIAGAEENEYAMKALMRSISTLQGNVMPFLPEILTKLTERLRITARNPSKPHFNHYLFETLSLAIRIVCKSNPGAVPSFEDVLFPIFQEILQADVQEFVPYVFQLLSLLLELRPSGTIPDSYMALFPCLMMPVLYERPGNIGPLIRLLQAFVSRGAAQISLDQLPPLLGIFQKLIASKANDHEGFYLVQTIFEHFPQSALEKYIKQIFIILFQRLSSSKTTKFIKNLIVFLCLFSIKYGTAKTVELVDSLQHQMFGMVLERIIIPDLQKVSGTMERKIAASGVIALLCNCPPLIEGSYSQFWAPTLEALLKLFELPEDESLLPDDHYIDVEDTPGYQAAYSRLAFAGDRVQSNIADIDNPQLHLATCLYKLTAAHPGRFGPIISQGLQADAQMVLNRYLQSANLSLC, from the exons ATGGAGTTAAACGATAGCAACTTGCAGACATTGTCTGGATACCTGATGCAAACACTGTCGCCTGATGCTGCAGTGAGGAGACCAG CTGAAAAGTTTTTGGAGTCGatagaaggaaataaaaattaccccCTTCTCCTTCTTCACTTGGTCAACAAGCAGGACTTGGATTTAAGTATAAGAACATCCGGAGCAATTGTCTTCAAAAACTTCATAAAGCGCAATTGGGAGATC GTTGATGACCAAAACAAGATTCACGAGGATGACCGCGCCAGCGTGAAGGCTTTCATTGTTGACTTGATGCTTGGATCTCCCCTCAACATACAAAAGCAGCTAAGCGACGCAATTTCCATCATTGGCAAATTTGATTTCCCCAATAAATGGACTGACCTCCTGAGCAAACTCACTACTAAGTGCGAGACTG GCGACTTCAATATTATAAATGGAGTCATGCACACTGCCCATTCACTTTTCAAACGATACAGATACGAGTTTAAATCACAAGAACTCTGGATGGAAATCAAGATGGTGCTGGATGGATTTGCGCCAACACTGACAGACTTGTTCAAT aaaactGTTGGACTAACTGCTGCGCACAAAGACAATCTCGTTGCAATGAGAACACTCTACAGCTCTTTGACCATAATGTGCAAAGTTTTCTGCTCTCTTAACTCTCAG GACTTACCTGAGTACTTTGAAGACAACATTGCTCTGTGGATGGGTCATTTTCATACTTTGCTGGTTGTGCAGGAGCCAAGCCTTGAAACTGAT GGCGATGAAGAGGTTGGGATCATGCAGGAATTGAAATCTCAAATATGCGATAATATTGCCATGTATGCTCGAAAATATGATGAAGAGTTTGGCGCCTACCTACCTGGATTTGTCACAGATATTTGGGGGTTGCTCATATCCTTAGGCCCTCAACCAAAATATGATTTG CTCGTGAGCAACGCCCTGCAATTCCTCGCATCGGTGGCTGATCGTCCCACTTACAGCAAACTCTTTGAAGACACAAATGCTCTCACCAGCATTTGCGAGAAAGTCGTCATTCCAAACATGGAATTTAGAACATCAGACGAGGAACTGTTTGAGGACAACCCCGAAGAGTACATCAGGAGGGATATTGAAGGCTCTGACGTGGACACCAGGAGAAGAGCTGCTTGTGACTTGGTGCGAGCGCTCTCTCATCACTTTGAAGCCAAAATGACGGAAATTTTCTCTGCCTACGTCATGGCCATGCTGGCCAAGTATGAGCAGAACCCTGCCACCAACTGGAAGTGCAAGGACTCTGCCATTTACATGGTCACATCTCTCGCTGCCAAGGGCCAGACGCAGAGGTCAGGGATCACGCAAATCAACGAGCTGGTCAACCTGACTGATTTTGCATCAAAGTATATAATACCTGAGATTGACAATGCTGacg TGAACAAGATACCAGTCATCAAAGCAGACTGCGTCAAGTACCTCATGGTCTTCAGGTCTCAGCTGCCAGGGCAGATCATGCTGGGAGTAGTTCCGAGGCTGATCAATTTGCTTGGATCTTCTTCTCCTGTTGTGCACAACTATGCTGCGATCACAACTGAGAAAATCCTTCTCCTCCGTGGACAGAATAACGGACctct GGTCACCTCTGATATGCTTGCACCTGTTGCTGGGCAACTGTTCAAAAACCTCTTTGCTTTGACCAGCATCGCTGGTGCTGAAGAGAATGAGTACGCTATGAAAg CTTTGATGAGAAGCATTTCAACACTTCAGGGAAATGTCATGCCTTTCTTACCTGAAATCTTGACAAAATTGACTGAAAGGCTGAGAATTACAGCGCGCAATCCAAGCAAACCCCACTTTAACCACTATCTCTTTGAAACTCTAAGCCTGGCAATCAGGATTGTCTGCAAATCCAATCCAGGGGCCGTTCCGAGTTTTGAGGACGTTCTGTTCCCTATCTTCCAAGAAATCTTACAAGCAGATGTTCAAG AATTTGTCCCGTACGTGTTCCAGCTGCTTTCCCTTCTGCTGGAATTGCGCCCATCTGGCACTATTCCTGACTCATACATGGCACTCTTCCCCTGTCTGATGATGCCAGTGTTGTATGAGCGTCCTGGAAATATTGGACCTCTGATTCGGCTTCTCCAAGCGTTCGTTAGCAGGGGAGCAGCTCAAATTTCCTTAGATCAATTG CCCCCACTTCTAGGAATTTTCCAGAAGTTGATTGCGTCCAAAGCAAATGACCACGAAGGTTTTTACCTGGTGCAAACCATTTTTGAGCATTTCCCTCA atcTGCGCTGGAGAAGTACATCAAGCAGATATTCATAATTCTTTTCCAACGCTTGTCCTCGTCAAAGACTACAAAGTTCATCAAAAACCTGATTGTATTTTTGTGCCTCTTCTCCATCAAATATGGTACTGCTAAGACGGTGGAACTCGTCGATAGTCTGCAGCACCAGATGTTTGGCATGGTGTTGGAAAGGATCATCATCCCAGACTTGCAGAAGGTTTCGGGAACGATGGAGAGGAAAATTGCTGCAAGTGGCGTTATTGCCCTCTTGTGCAACTGTCCACCACTCATTGAGGGATCTTATTCTCAATTCTG GGCTCCTACCCTAGAGGCATtgctgaaattatttgaactaCCTGAAGATGAAAGTCTGCTCCCTGATGACCACTATATTGACGTTGAGGACACTCCGGGATACCAGGCAGCCTATTCCAGACTCGCTTTCGCTGGTGACCGGGTCCAATCAAATATTGCAG acaTTGACAACCCCCAGTTGCATTTGGCCACTTGTCTCTACAAGCTGACAGCAGCCCACCCTGGCAGGTTTGGCCCAATCATCTCTCAGGGATTGCAGGCTGATGCCCAAATGGTTCTTAACCGCTATCTTCAGTCAGCAAATTTATCCTTGTGTTGA
- the LOC135934680 gene encoding uncharacterized protein LOC135934680, with product MAELVPATAEAGWSVFMYEEPKRTVYAIPDRYVSDSETGDEAYQTAKKCRETLILKDKITASDCETTDLDAKRNGKTKKIYSPSTQSKKKKKNVPLPEPLTTDSVGKEKPDSLLYSSEKTSGVPEVLNDTSRNKDGKLPLSTSERKEDSSSSCRANIQRSMQLIPETPPTPTSPTLTPDSPKSVGVIEATPPKNSPVLRRNVSPVKRDLNKDLEDYFSKKFQYETGLNDSKEKADEDEMPMSSSPKIMSNTARVDKDIMQALKGIKFPMDKITFEKYIVTSIITIKNQLQSLQAAPALEAGLENGVFQMGNLDFPLKDVEELKVFLSTLMTDVKFCKKLVIMNVHFIFQPHIYLELALLSLRDQIYFDN from the exons ATGGCTGAGCTTGTTCCTGCGACCGCCGAG GCTGGATGGTCTGTATTTATGTATGAAGAACCTAAAAGGACCGTCTATGCCATCCCAGATAGATATGTCTCGGATTCTG AAACTGGCGACGAGGCTTACCAAACTGCAAAGAAATGCCGAGAAACGCTGATTTTGAAGGATAAGATCACCGCCTCAGACTGTGAAACCACAGACTTGGATGCCAAGAGAAATGGAAAAACTAAGAAAATTTACTCTCCTTCAACTCAAagcaagaagaagaagaagaatgtTCCTCTACCTGAGCCTCTGACTACGGATTCTGTCGGCAAAGAAAAGCCTGACAGCCTTTTGTACTCTTCAGAAAAAACAAGTGGAGTGCCAGAAGTCCTGAATGATACAAGTAGAAACAAAGATGGCAAGCTACCCCTGAGTACCTCTGAGAGGAAAGAGg aCTCGTCAAGTTCCTGCAGAGCGAATATTCAAAGAAGCATGCAGTTAATCCCAGAAACACCACCAACTCCTACAAGCCCTACTCTCACCCCTGACAGCCCAAAATCAGTTGGTGTTATTGAAGCTACTCCACCCAAGAATTCACCAGTTTTGAGAAGGAACGTGTCCCCAGTCAAGAGAGATTTGAACAAAGATTTGGaagattatttttccaaaaaatttcagtatGAAACTGGGTTAAACGATTCCAAGGAAAAAGCTGACGAAGATGAAATGCCCATGAGTTCTTCTCCGAAAATTATGAGCAATACAg CCCGTGTAGACAAGGATATTATGCAAGCTTTGAAGGGGATCAAATTTCCTATGGACAAAATAA catttgAAAAGTACATCGTTACTAGCAttatcacaattaaaaatcaactgcAATCCTTGCAAGCCGCTCCTGCCCTGGAAGCAGGTCTGGAAAACGGCGTTTTCCAGATGGGAAATTTGGATTTCCCCCTCAAAGATGTTGAAGAACTGAAAGTTTTTTTGAGCACCCTCATGACTGATGtcaaattctgcaaaaaattGGTAATTATGAATGtgcactttatttttcaacctcACATTTACTTAGAATTAGCTCTGTTAAGTTTAAGagatcaaatatattttgataattaa